CCGGATCGGTCTCGGATAGGACCGCGATCCGCATTCAGGCTTCCTCTGGTCGATACACGGCGCGACGCGCCGATCCCCCCTCCAGGGTCGGCATGTACAAGGCCACGCCTGCCCCACAACTGTAAAGCCGTCCCCTGTCGCCAGGGAACGGCTTTCGTTACAAATTCTACACGATTAAGTCACGCGCAATTTATCTGGCGCGGGAGGGAGGGGCGGGCAGGCCGCCCGCATCCTCAGTAGAAGGCCAGCATGAGGGCGAGCAGAGCGGCCACCACGGCGGGAGCGCGCCAGCCGATGCCGGGCGCGAGCGCCCCGATGGCCCCGGCGACGCCGCCGAGCACCACGCCGACGATGGCCGAGATCCAGGCCTCGCGGACGCCGCCGACGGCGAGCGACAGGACCCAGCAGATCACGACGCCGGTGGCGATCTCGACGAAGGTGACGAAGCCGCGATAGGTCGCCTCGTGCGACGGGCCGTCCATCTCCGGGCGGTAGGCGGAGTCGGTGGCGTGTGTGATGTCGGCCATGATGCGGTAGACCCCGTCTTGTGCTCGTTGGCCGGGCTTTAACGCATGCCCAAGGTCCCGGCAATCAGCCGCAGCCAAACCCCGCGCGGGACGCTGATCCCGCCGGCCAGGCTGCAAATCCCTGTGGATGTTCACGTCTTCGGCACCGGAGACGGCTCGGGCCGTCTCGTGCGGCCCCGATCCGCCGAAGGTCGAAGTGCGAATCCGCACCTTTTTCCCGGTCTAAGGTGGCGAGGCGCCGAGCCATCAGGCCGGTTGCGGCAAGCCCACCTTGTCCAGGGCCGCGTGCTGCCGGGCGGCGAGGTCGTCGAGGGAGAAGCGGTCGATCTGGGCCTCGAACAGGCGGTGATAGTTCAGTTCCGAGCGCAGATGCAGGAACACCGCGCCCAAGCCCACCGCCGCCCGGTCCATGAACACGAATTCCCGCGGCACCGTCACCGGCCCGCGCTCCTTGAGGGCGCGGTGGACCTCGAAGGCCTGGCGGCGGCCGTACTCGCTCGGCTTGACGCCGTCCGCCACGGTGCGGACCCGGTCCTCGAGCAGCGGCCCGTAGATGAAGCGGGCCCAGATGTTCAGGGTATCGACGAGGTCCCGGGTGAGATTGCGGAATCCCCAGGTCTCGTAGGCGTGGACGATCCGGGCCTCTTCGTCGTGCAGCAGCCCCTTGTAGAGATCGACCACGCCGCCGACGAAGCGGGGATGGAAGATGCGGATGCAGCCGTAATCGAGCAAGTTGATGCCGGCTGGCTCGTCGCCCTCGGAAAAGACCGTGTAGTTGCCGAGATGGGGATCGCCGTGGATCACCGCGGCGCGGCTGAAGGGGTGCCACCAGGCCTGGAACATCGCATGCGCCAGGCGGTTGCGCACCTCCAGCGGCCCGCCGGTGAAGCTCAGGATCTTCTCGCCCTGGAGCCAGCCCTGGGTGAGCAGGCGCTTCGTCGAGAGGTCGGGGAAGACGACCGGGACGCGGACCGTCTCGACGCCCTTGAGCACGTCGGCATAGAGGGCGGCGTTGCGGGCCTCGCGGGTATAGTCCAGCTCCTCGCGCACCCGGTCGCCGATCTCCTTGGCGATCTCGCGGGTGTCGATCACCGAGCTGATGCGCCGGTGAAGCGCGAAGGCGAGTTCGAGCTGCTTGAGGTCCGCCTCGACGGCGGATTGCATGTCCGGATATTGCAGCTTGCAGGCGAGCGGCACGCCGTCCAGGGTCTCGGCCCGGTGGACCTGGCCGAGGGAGGCGGCGGCGGCGGGGCGCAAGTCGAAGGTGCCGAAACGGTCCTTCCACTGGGGCCCGAGCTCGGCGGCCATGCGGCGCTTGACGAAGGCGGCACCCATCGGCGGCGCCTCGGATTGCAGCTTCTGCAACTCGGCGGCGTATTCCGGCGGCAGCAGGTCCGGCACGGTGGCGAGAAGCTGCGCCACCTTCATGATCGGCCCCTTGAGGCCGCCCAGAGCCTGGGCGAGGGCGGCGGCGCTGGTGACGTCCTCGCCCTTGCGGCCGAGGAGCCGCGCACCGGCCATCCGGGCGGCGACGCCGCCGACATTGGCGCCGACCTTCGCGTAGCGGGCGGCGCGGGCGGAGAAGCGATTGGCTTCGCTGTCGGAGGCGGACATGCGGGATAAGGCTCGTGCGAGGATGCGCGCAGGCTGCCGCGCGCCGGTCTTGGAGCCCTAGATAATCCCGGCCGCCGTCGCCGCCAGGGCGACCGGACAGCGCGGGGCAGGCTCTCAGGTCTGCCGGAGGGCGGCGCGCAGGACCCGCACCATCTCCTCGATGGCACCGTCCTGGTCCTTGGCGCGCACCGCGTAGTCGACGGAGGCGTCGAGATGGGTGCTGATGAGCTGGAGCACCGCCTCGCGCACCGCTGCCGTGATGGCGTTCATCTGCTGCACCTCGTCGAGGCAGTAGCGGTCCTCCTGCACCATCGCCTGGAGGCCGCGCACCTGGCCCTCGATGCGCTTGAGGCGCTGGAGGATAGGCTTTTTCTCCTCCTCCGTGCGTCGTATCTGGAGGCGCCCGTCGACGTACTGGTAATCCATGATGTGCCTTCCCCGACCGTGGGTCCGCCTCGTCCGGGGGGCGGGGGCGGCCCGGGCGACGTCGGGTCTGGTGATCGATTGCCGCCCTGTCCCTAAGGAACGGCAATCGATCCCCTATCAGGGGCGCACAGGTCAAGCTCAATCTTGGCGCAGGCTCCGCCCGCGCCTGCGCCGGATGGCCTAGCTCTTGCTTGGTCGGGTCTTGCTGGTGGTGGCCGGGGGAGCGGTCATCTGCTCTGTCTGGGCGCCGGAATCGGGCCGGGCGGGCCCGAGCACCGGTTCCTCGCCCAGCGGCTCGAAGGCCTCGAAGTGGAGCCGGCCCGTTGCCGTCGATCGACGGACCTTCCGCGAAGCGGCCGGGCGGGACCGGCGTGCCGTTGCGCTCGATACCCATGAACATGTCGCTGAATTCCCGCGCCTCCTTCGACTGGTCGAAGCCGTTGGGCACCGGCAATCCTTCCTTCAGCCCGCCATGTCCTCGACGATCGCCAGCCATTGCTGCTGGCGCATCGTTAGACGTGCGAGCAGTCGAACGGCGCGCCGTCGCAATTGACGGGCAGGGCCGCCATGCCGATGGAGAGCAGGCGGCGCTGGAGCATGCCCTCGACGACGTGGCGCGGGCGCTCCCCGACCATCACCGCCCCGACGATCGGGTTGGCCTGGGCCGAGGTCTCCTGGAGGGTGGCCGGCGCGTCCTCGAGGTTGAGGGCCACCGCCGTCGACAGCATCTCGATGTGGCTGATCCCCCCGGTGGCGGCGGTTCGAGCGCGGCGGCGGGTTTCTTCCTCTTCCCACGGGCTTGGCGTATTCACTCCCCCTCGGTCCGAGCGCTTCTCCATTCGGAAGTCGCGCGCCTCTCCTCTTCCGGGCGATCCCGGTCTTGCCCGGTATCGCCTGGGGATGGGAAAATGCTCGCTTGTACGAGGGGTTGGGCTTCCGAGACGGTATGTAAGCTTGCACGCTGCCCACAGGGAGAGGAGGGGTTCCCGCGCCTCGCCCCCGAACGACGGCCCTGTTTCCGAGGACTCAACTGCCGCCGATGCGCGTTCTCTTCGTCCACCAGAACTTCCCCGGCCAGTACCGCCACGTCGCCCCGGCTCTTGCCGCGCGGCCCGGCACCGAGGTGGTGGCACTCGGTATCAACCCGGCGCCCGTCCTGCCGGGGGTGCGCCACCTGCGCTACACGGTCGCCGGGCGTTCCACCTCCGGCATCCATCCGCTGGCGGCGAGTTTCGAGACCGCGACCCTGCGGGGCGAGGCGGCGGCGCGGGCAGCGCTCGCGCTGAAGGCCGAGGGCTTCCATCCGGACGTGATCTGCGGCCATTCCGGCTGGGGCGAGACGCTGTTTCTCAAGGACGTCTGGCCGCGGGCGCGGCTCCTGACCTTCGCGGAATTCTTCTACCATGCGACGGGTGCCGATTCCGGCTTCGATCCGGAATTTCCGAGTATCGAGGCCGACGCATGGCGCACCCGCGCCCGCAATGCCGGGCAGCTCGTCGCCTTCGAGGCCTCCGACCGGCTGGTCAGCCCGACCGCCTGGCAGGCGAGCCGGCTCCCGGCCGTGTTCCGCGACCGGCTCAGCGTGATCCACGACGGCATCGACACCGACCTGCTGCGGCCCGATTCCGGCGCCCGCATCACGCTGGGCCGCGATCGGCTGTCCCTAGGGGTCGGGGACGAGGTCGTCACCTTCGTCAACCGCAACCTCGAACCCTATCGCGGCTATCACAGCTTCATGCGGGCCCTGCCCGAGATCCTGCGCCGGCGACCGAAGGCCCGGGCGGTGATCGTCGGCGGCAGCGACACCAGCTACGGCGCCAGGCCCCCGGCCGGTCGAACCTGGCGCGACATCTTCCTCGACGAGGTCAAGGCGGAGCTCGACCTGTCGCGGGTCCATTTCGTCGGCAAGATCCCGTATCGCGACTATGTCGACCTGTTGCGGGTCTCGGCGGCCCACGTCTACCTGACCTACCCGTTCGTCCTGTCCTGGTCGATGCTGGAAGCGATGGCGCTCGGCGCCTGCATCGTCGGCTCGGCGACCCCGCCGGTCGAGGAGGTGATCCGTCAGGGCGAGAACGGGCTCCTGGTCGATTTCTTCTCGCCGGCCGCGATCGCCGAGGCGGTGGTCGGCGTGCTGGCCGATCCCGCCCTCGTCGCCCCCTTGCGGGCGGCGGCGCGGCAGACCGCGCTCGCCTACGACCTCGGGCGGGTCTGCCTCCCGGCACATCTGCGCCTGATCGAGGCGGTTGCCGCCGGGGGCGGAGCCTAGCAACCTTCTGCGCCGCCGGCTTCGCGGCGGGGGAGGCGGGTTCCCCTTGCCGCCCCCGGCGCCAGCGCCTAAGAGCGCGCGGCCCTCAGCAAATCTCAAGCGTCGCGCCGACGAGCGCGGCGCCCCGGACAGGAGTTGCCCATGCGCCCCTCGAAGCGCGCCCCCGACGAGCTGCGCAAGGTCACGCTGGAGCGGGGCGTCTCGCGCTACGCCGAGGGCTCCTGCCTCGTCACCTTCGGGGAGACCAAGGTGCTGTGCACCGCCTCGCTCGAGGAGCGCGGGCCGTCCTGGCTGCGCGGCTCCGGCAAGGGCTGGATCACCGCCGAATACAGCATGCTGCCGCGCGCCACCCACGACCGCAACCGGCGCGAGGTCAATGCCGGCAAGCCCTCCGGCCGCACCCAGGAGATCCAGCGCCTGATCGGCCGGTCCCTGCGCGCCGTGGTGAACCTGCCGGCGGTCGGCGAGCGCCAGATCGTCGTCGATTGCGACGTGCTCCAGGCCGATGGCGGCACCCGCACGGCGGCGATCACCGGCGCCTGGGTGGCGCTCCACGAGTGCTTCACCTGGATGCGCGGCCGCTCGATCATCTCGGTCGATCCGATGCGCGACCACGTCGCGGCGATCTCCTGCGGCATCCACAAGGGCACGCCCGTCCTCGACCTCGACTACGCCGAGGATTCCGGCGCCGAGACCGATGCCAACTTCGTCATCACCGGCTCGGGCGGCATCGTCGAGGTGCAGGGCACGGCCGAGGTGAAGCCGTTCTCCGAGGAGGAGTTCCTGAGCCTGCTGCGGCTGGCCAAGACCGGCACCGCCGAACTGGTGGCGCTCCAGAAGCAGGCCATCGCCTGATGGGCCGCCTCCTCACCGGGCGGGTCGTGATCGCGACCCACAATGCCGGCAAGCTGCGCGAGATGCGCGAGCTGCTGGCGCCCTTCGGCGTCGAGGCGGTCTCGGCCGGGGAGCTGAATCTCCCCGAGCCGGACGAGACCGGCACGATGTTCTCGGAGAACGCCGCCATCAAGGCGCGGGCGGCGACGCAGGCCACCGGCCTTCCGGCCTTCGCGGACGATTCCGGGCTCTGCGTCGATGCCCTCGACGGGGCGCCCGGCCTGTTCTCGGCCCGCTGGTCCGGCGGCTCGAAGGATTTCTCCGGCGCGATGGCACGCATCGAGCGCGAGCTGACCATCCGCGACGCCACCGACCGCCGCGCGCACTTCGTCTCGGCCCTGGTCCTGACCTGGCCGGACGGGCACGAGGAGCTGTTCGAGGGGCGGGTGTTCGGCGAACTGGTCTGGCCGCCCCGCGGCGACAAGGGTTTCGGCTACGACCCGATGTTCAAGCCGGACGAGAGCCCGTTCACCTTCGGCGAGCTGTCCTCGGAGGACAAGCACGGCATCGACTGGGAGACGCGAGAAGCGCTCTCGCACCGCGCCCGCGCCTTCCTGGCGCTCGCCGCCGCCTGCCTGCGCCGGCCGGACTGAATATGACAAAGGCGCCCGCTCCGGGGGAGGGGCGCCTTGCTGGGACGGGGGCGGCGCTCGAGGCCGCCCCGCCGCGACGGATTACGCGACCGTCAGGCCGACATCGACGTTGCCGCGGGTGGCGTTCGAGTAGGGGCACACTTGGTGGGCCTTCTCGACCAGCGTCTCGGCGGTCGCCTTGTCGAGGCCCGGCAGCGAGATGGTCAAGTCGGCGGTGATGCCGAAGCCGCCCTCGGAGCGCGGGCCGATGCCGACCTTGGCGGTCACGGTGGTATCGGCCGGGACGGCGATCTTCTCCTGGCCGCCGACGAACTTCATCGCGCCGAGGAAGCAGGCGGCGTAGCCGGCCGCGAAGAGCTGCTCGGGGTTGTTGCCGGCGCCGCCGGCGCCGCCGAGCTCCTTGGGGGTCGACAGCTTGACGTCGAGGCTGCCGTCCTGGGTCTGGGCGCGACCGTCGCGACCGCCATTCGCCGTGGCCTGGGTGGTGTACTTCACGTCGACCGACATCGGGGCTCTCCTCAGATCGGGCGGCCTGGGATGGAGGCATCCCGGCGCGCCGCGGCACGGTCATAGATCGAAATCCGATTGCGCGCAATTTGTTTTTGTGCGCCGTCATGGCTATGATCGTGACGAACCCGGGCGCAGAGTGTTCCTCGGGCCGCGGTCCGGCCCCGCTCGACGGAGCCCTAGAGGAGCCGGACATGGGGGAGCCGGACATGGGGGAGCCGGACATGGGGGAGCGGGACATGGGGGAGCGGGACGTAGGGGAGAGGGACATGGAGGAGCGGGACATGTCCGAGATCGACGCGCGCCGCGAGACCGTCGCCCGGAATTCCGACCGGGATGCCGGTCGAGATGATCCCGGTCAGGCGGACGCCCTGCACCTGTCCAACCAGATCTGCTTCGCGGTCTATTCGGCGGCGCACGCCTTCAACCGGATCTACAAGCCCCTCCTCGATCGGATCGGCCTGACCTACCCGCAATATCTCGTGCTGCTCCTGCTCTGGGAGCAGGACGGGCAGACGATGAAGACCCTCGGACAGCGCCTCTACCTCGATTCCGGCACGCTGACGCCGCTGCTCAAGCGCCTGGAGGCGGCGGGGCTGGTGACGCGGACCCGCGACGCCGAGGACGAGCGGCTGATGCGCATCGGCCTGACCGAGGCCGGCGCATCCTTACGCGACAAGGCGATGCCGTTCCCCGACGAGATCGTCTGCGCCTCCGGCCGGCCGGCGGAACGCCTGGTGGCCCTGCGCGACGAGATCCTGGCCCTGCGCGACAGCCTGCATGACTGCGCGGCGCCGGATCGCGGGGGGGCGTGAGGGCGCATCACAGCATCGGCAGGTGCCGCGGCTTCGGTCCGCGCGGGAAGGCGGCGTCGATCCGGGCAAGGTCGGCCTCGCTCAAGGCGAGGCTGCCGCCGCCGGCATTCTCGGCGGCATGGGCTGGGCTCGACGCCTTCGGGATCGCCAGGACGCCGTCGCCGCGGGTGAGCGCCGCCAGCGCGACCTGCCGCGGGGTGGCGCCGTGGCTCTCCGCGATCTCGGCCAGCACCCGGCCGCCCGGGGTCGCCGGGCCGGGGAAGCTGTCATGGCCGAAGGGGCTGTAGGCCACCACCGCGACGCCGTGGCGCCGGCACCAGGGCAGAACCGCGTGCTCGATCGCCCGCTCCTCCAGGTGGTAGAGCACCTGGTTGCAAGCGATGCGGTCGGGACCCGCGACGGAAAGCGCCTCGTCGAGGTCGGCGGCGTCGAAGTTGCTCACCCCCCAGGACAGGATCTTGCCCGCCCGCACCAGGTCCTCGAAGGCCCGGAAGGTCTCCTGCAGGGGATGCGGCCCGCGCCAGTGCAGCAGGTAACAGTCGAGCCGGTCGGTGCGCAGGCGCTTGAGCGAGCGCTCGCAGGCCTCGATCGTGCCGCGGCGCGAGGCGTTGCCGGGCAGCACCTTCGAGACCAGGAAAACCTCGTCGCGCCGGTCGCCGATCGCCTCGGCGATCAGCGGCTCGGCCTCGCCGTACATCTCGGCGGTGTCGAC
This sequence is a window from Methylobacterium sp. SyP6R. Protein-coding genes within it:
- a CDS encoding organic hydroperoxide resistance protein, which translates into the protein MSVDVKYTTQATANGGRDGRAQTQDGSLDVKLSTPKELGGAGGAGNNPEQLFAAGYAACFLGAMKFVGGQEKIAVPADTTVTAKVGIGPRSEGGFGITADLTISLPGLDKATAETLVEKAHQVCPYSNATRGNVDVGLTVA
- a CDS encoding metal-sensitive transcriptional regulator is translated as MDYQYVDGRLQIRRTEEEKKPILQRLKRIEGQVRGLQAMVQEDRYCLDEVQQMNAITAAVREAVLQLISTHLDASVDYAVRAKDQDGAIEEMVRVLRAALRQT
- a CDS encoding aldo/keto reductase, whose amino-acid sequence is MRRQPFGRNRPAVPVIGQGTWYLDEGEPTVAAAALNRGLDVGMSHVDTAEMYGEAEPLIAEAIGDRRDEVFLVSKVLPGNASRRGTIEACERSLKRLRTDRLDCYLLHWRGPHPLQETFRAFEDLVRAGKILSWGVSNFDAADLDEALSVAGPDRIACNQVLYHLEERAIEHAVLPWCRRHGVAVVAYSPFGHDSFPGPATPGGRVLAEIAESHGATPRQVALAALTRGDGVLAIPKASSPAHAAENAGGGSLALSEADLARIDAAFPRGPKPRHLPML
- a CDS encoding glycosyltransferase family 4 protein — encoded protein: MRVLFVHQNFPGQYRHVAPALAARPGTEVVALGINPAPVLPGVRHLRYTVAGRSTSGIHPLAASFETATLRGEAAARAALALKAEGFHPDVICGHSGWGETLFLKDVWPRARLLTFAEFFYHATGADSGFDPEFPSIEADAWRTRARNAGQLVAFEASDRLVSPTAWQASRLPAVFRDRLSVIHDGIDTDLLRPDSGARITLGRDRLSLGVGDEVVTFVNRNLEPYRGYHSFMRALPEILRRRPKARAVIVGGSDTSYGARPPAGRTWRDIFLDEVKAELDLSRVHFVGKIPYRDYVDLLRVSAAHVYLTYPFVLSWSMLEAMALGACIVGSATPPVEEVIRQGENGLLVDFFSPAAIAEAVVGVLADPALVAPLRAAARQTALAYDLGRVCLPAHLRLIEAVAAGGGA
- the rdgB gene encoding RdgB/HAM1 family non-canonical purine NTP pyrophosphatase, producing the protein MGRLLTGRVVIATHNAGKLREMRELLAPFGVEAVSAGELNLPEPDETGTMFSENAAIKARAATQATGLPAFADDSGLCVDALDGAPGLFSARWSGGSKDFSGAMARIERELTIRDATDRRAHFVSALVLTWPDGHEELFEGRVFGELVWPPRGDKGFGYDPMFKPDESPFTFGELSSEDKHGIDWETREALSHRARAFLALAAACLRRPD
- a CDS encoding MarR family winged helix-turn-helix transcriptional regulator, producing MSEIDARRETVARNSDRDAGRDDPGQADALHLSNQICFAVYSAAHAFNRIYKPLLDRIGLTYPQYLVLLLLWEQDGQTMKTLGQRLYLDSGTLTPLLKRLEAAGLVTRTRDAEDERLMRIGLTEAGASLRDKAMPFPDEIVCASGRPAERLVALRDEILALRDSLHDCAAPDRGGA
- a CDS encoding ABC1 kinase family protein; its protein translation is MSASDSEANRFSARAARYAKVGANVGGVAARMAGARLLGRKGEDVTSAAALAQALGGLKGPIMKVAQLLATVPDLLPPEYAAELQKLQSEAPPMGAAFVKRRMAAELGPQWKDRFGTFDLRPAAAASLGQVHRAETLDGVPLACKLQYPDMQSAVEADLKQLELAFALHRRISSVIDTREIAKEIGDRVREELDYTREARNAALYADVLKGVETVRVPVVFPDLSTKRLLTQGWLQGEKILSFTGGPLEVRNRLAHAMFQAWWHPFSRAAVIHGDPHLGNYTVFSEGDEPAGINLLDYGCIRIFHPRFVGGVVDLYKGLLHDEEARIVHAYETWGFRNLTRDLVDTLNIWARFIYGPLLEDRVRTVADGVKPSEYGRRQAFEVHRALKERGPVTVPREFVFMDRAAVGLGAVFLHLRSELNYHRLFEAQIDRFSLDDLAARQHAALDKVGLPQPA
- a CDS encoding aa3-type cytochrome c oxidase subunit IV, coding for MADITHATDSAYRPEMDGPSHEATYRGFVTFVEIATGVVICWVLSLAVGGVREAWISAIVGVVLGGVAGAIGALAPGIGWRAPAVVAALLALMLAFY
- the rph gene encoding ribonuclease PH, with protein sequence MRPSKRAPDELRKVTLERGVSRYAEGSCLVTFGETKVLCTASLEERGPSWLRGSGKGWITAEYSMLPRATHDRNRREVNAGKPSGRTQEIQRLIGRSLRAVVNLPAVGERQIVVDCDVLQADGGTRTAAITGAWVALHECFTWMRGRSIISVDPMRDHVAAISCGIHKGTPVLDLDYAEDSGAETDANFVITGSGGIVEVQGTAEVKPFSEEEFLSLLRLAKTGTAELVALQKQAIA